A stretch of the Veillonella parvula DSM 2008 genome encodes the following:
- a CDS encoding site-specific integrase: protein MSESKKQQKHFYLRNNDALMNSTKLSMKAKQSILLSKAENTVDAYESDWDDFVDWCTYQKVSYFPATPETIVNYINDLADYAKANTISRRISAISENFNASGQRDNPCMAPIVKQALRGIRRLKGTFQQGKTPVLLEDIEDIIDCMTKLDVPELQLLRDKAILLIGFMGAFRRSEIAAITVENLQFSPQGVEIFVASSKADQEGQGAVVAIPHLSGSPLDAVRALQQWLRASGITEGPVFRGFTKNMSLRKTAISDKMIAEIVKKYISLIGLDPTMYGAHSLRHGFATTAAAYGVEERNIMRQTRHHSVNMVRRYINEANKFVDNPISTIFEKRFR from the coding sequence ATGTCAGAGTCTAAGAAACAACAAAAGCATTTTTATTTGCGCAATAATGATGCGCTTATGAATAGTACAAAGTTGTCTATGAAAGCAAAACAAAGCATATTGTTATCTAAGGCTGAGAATACTGTTGATGCTTACGAATCGGATTGGGACGATTTCGTAGATTGGTGTACTTATCAAAAGGTATCTTATTTTCCAGCTACACCAGAAACAATAGTAAATTATATTAACGATCTAGCAGATTATGCAAAGGCAAATACAATTTCACGTCGTATTAGTGCAATATCTGAAAATTTTAATGCTTCTGGCCAAAGAGATAATCCATGTATGGCTCCTATCGTTAAACAGGCCTTACGTGGTATTAGACGATTAAAAGGTACATTCCAACAAGGAAAAACCCCAGTTTTGTTAGAAGATATTGAAGATATTATAGACTGTATGACTAAGCTAGATGTGCCGGAACTTCAATTATTGCGCGATAAAGCTATTCTTTTGATTGGCTTTATGGGTGCTTTCCGGCGCAGTGAGATTGCAGCTATTACAGTAGAAAATCTTCAATTTTCACCACAAGGTGTTGAAATCTTTGTAGCATCCTCTAAGGCCGATCAAGAAGGTCAAGGTGCAGTGGTAGCTATCCCACATTTATCTGGTTCTCCGTTAGATGCAGTACGAGCCTTACAACAATGGTTACGTGCTTCTGGTATTACTGAGGGACCTGTATTTAGAGGGTTTACAAAAAATATGTCTTTACGTAAAACAGCTATATCCGATAAGATGATTGCAGAAATCGTAAAGAAATATATTTCTCTTATTGGTCTAGATCCGACCATGTATGGCGCTCATAGTTTACGTCATGGCTTCGCAACGACTGCAGCAGCTTATGGTGTTGAGGAACGTAATATTATGCGACAAACTCGCCATCATAGTGTTAATATGGTTCGTCGTTATATTAATGAAGCAAATAAGTTTGTAGATAATCCTATCTCTACAATTTTTGAAAAGCGATTTAGATAA
- a CDS encoding class I SAM-dependent methyltransferase — MNDIFERNHPMKDDKDFITSYWTDRAKDFGALRAKELESPKLKLWIDELTSHIFDSDRSLRILDIGCGAGFFSIILSQLGHTVHGIDITPNMIDEANQLAQSLDCDATFSVMDAENLSFDTNTFDIVVARNVTWNLPHPDKAYAEWLRVIRSGGLILNYDAEHARNHHDLPQSVHHAHEHVSKELKERCHTIYHMLEISSYTRPEWDKELLTKLGASSVLIDPTVGPRIYSEEDEFYIPVPMFLVKVIK, encoded by the coding sequence ATGAACGATATTTTTGAACGCAATCACCCTATGAAGGATGATAAAGACTTTATTACATCCTATTGGACAGATCGGGCTAAAGATTTTGGTGCTTTACGCGCTAAAGAATTGGAAAGTCCAAAACTAAAATTATGGATAGACGAATTAACAAGTCATATATTTGATTCTGATAGATCTTTACGTATATTAGATATTGGTTGTGGAGCTGGATTTTTCAGCATCATCCTATCTCAACTAGGTCATACAGTGCATGGTATTGATATTACGCCCAATATGATAGATGAAGCGAATCAACTAGCACAGTCGCTAGATTGTGATGCAACTTTCTCCGTAATGGATGCAGAAAATCTTAGCTTTGATACTAATACCTTTGATATCGTTGTAGCTCGTAATGTGACGTGGAACTTACCTCATCCAGATAAAGCCTATGCCGAATGGTTACGCGTTATTCGCTCAGGTGGTTTAATTCTCAATTATGATGCGGAACATGCTCGTAATCACCATGATTTACCGCAATCCGTTCATCATGCTCACGAACATGTTAGTAAGGAATTAAAAGAACGATGTCACACCATTTATCATATGCTCGAGATTTCTTCTTATACACGACCAGAATGGGATAAAGAACTGCTCACTAAATTAGGTGCTAGCTCTGTATTAATTGATCCCACAGTAGGCCCTCGTATTTACAGCGAAGAAGATGAATTTTATATTCCTGTACCAATGTTCTTGGTGAAAGTAATAAAATAG
- a CDS encoding WG repeat-containing protein, with protein sequence MRKFILGLAIALAACNITSAKEYITLESPTGNTIVDEKGTWILGPYDNLHVEYIDEYNNKYVYGSFYENGQKRYVNLVELAYLPAGYEYQFDYDLAKALTNGGFKLVNSNGTYAINDVVNQYSTINENLILGKKGDYWYLYNKTNGVQIMGNPIKDGWDNIEFYWSKNDKKNLFEIYTADDYIKFVTEEGILLTENEALNLIHTHDYEKSTTGAGQGTNGYSDESLYSRKPSDTYQLFTQIDKKGNTLYGLRTSENEIVIPAKYKSIQHLGKEFSYFIVSNEKNKYGIIDSLNQTVVAMNYDSYERLSDRSFVLKDSIGSHIFNAETGVLFDVVYDSIDTSKPNYVLNKVTTATYDKTKYVIATNSVYKLFELPHFDDDITSFYKDLFVYKSDSKYGLMDYKGHIVVEPKFDKITIDEPLLAAYIKKIESVDK encoded by the coding sequence ATGAGAAAATTTATATTAGGATTAGCTATAGCATTGGCTGCATGTAATATAACATCTGCAAAAGAATATATTACATTAGAATCCCCAACTGGTAATACTATCGTCGATGAAAAAGGGACTTGGATACTTGGTCCTTATGATAATTTACATGTAGAATATATAGACGAATATAATAATAAATACGTATATGGATCATTTTATGAAAATGGACAAAAGCGGTATGTAAACTTAGTTGAATTAGCCTATTTACCAGCAGGCTATGAATATCAATTTGATTATGATTTGGCTAAGGCATTGACTAATGGAGGGTTTAAACTAGTTAATTCCAATGGTACCTATGCTATTAATGATGTAGTAAATCAATATAGTACGATAAATGAAAATTTAATATTGGGAAAGAAAGGTGACTATTGGTATCTATATAATAAAACTAATGGTGTTCAAATTATGGGAAATCCTATAAAGGATGGTTGGGATAATATTGAATTTTACTGGTCAAAAAATGACAAGAAAAATTTATTTGAAATATATACTGCGGATGATTATATTAAATTTGTTACTGAAGAGGGCATTTTACTGACTGAAAATGAAGCACTAAATCTTATTCATACACATGACTATGAAAAGTCAACAACAGGGGCTGGACAAGGGACGAATGGATATTCAGATGAAAGTCTATATAGTAGAAAACCATCAGATACTTATCAATTATTTACTCAAATAGATAAAAAAGGAAATACTTTGTATGGATTGAGAACGAGTGAGAATGAAATAGTAATTCCTGCGAAATATAAATCTATACAACATCTAGGTAAAGAATTTTCTTATTTTATTGTATCTAATGAAAAAAATAAGTATGGTATTATTGATTCCTTAAATCAAACTGTAGTTGCAATGAACTATGATTCTTATGAAAGATTAAGTGATCGTAGTTTTGTATTAAAGGATTCGATTGGAAGCCATATATTTAATGCTGAGACGGGTGTTTTATTTGATGTGGTGTATGATAGTATAGATACATCTAAGCCTAATTATGTATTAAATAAAGTTACGACAGCAACTTATGATAAGACAAAATATGTGATTGCCACAAATTCAGTTTATAAACTATTCGAATTACCACATTTTGATGACGATATAACCTCATTTTATAAAGACTTATTTGTTTATAAGTCTGATAGTAAATATGGTCTAATGGATTATAAAGGCCATATAGTCGTTGAACCTAAATTTGATAAGATCACCATAGATGAACCATTATTAGCTGCATATATTAAAAAAATAGAATCCGTTGATAAATAA
- a CDS encoding phosphatase PAP2 family protein yields MDTILQFDHSLIFYVHEHFVYSFLTPIMAFISKITSNGALWIIIALLLMLQKKYRVLGVAIIIALGFVFIIGDQGLKPNVARLRPFVDFPNVTVPLESALPKATSYSFPSGHSFGSFASSMTIYLGLTQIAPQKRYLGILALLGSIVVAFSRVYLFAHYPTDVLTGLVLGIIVGFIAWKLARIGWNWWTNRHNDVEYEPYTFKRK; encoded by the coding sequence ATGGACACAATTTTACAATTTGATCACTCTTTAATTTTCTATGTACATGAACATTTTGTATATAGTTTTTTAACACCAATTATGGCATTTATTTCAAAAATTACAAGTAATGGCGCATTATGGATTATTATAGCATTATTATTAATGCTACAAAAAAAATACCGCGTTTTAGGCGTGGCAATTATTATTGCCTTAGGATTTGTATTTATAATTGGCGACCAAGGTTTAAAACCAAATGTAGCGAGATTAAGACCATTTGTTGATTTTCCAAATGTAACGGTGCCGTTGGAATCTGCACTACCAAAAGCTACAAGCTATTCATTCCCATCAGGCCACAGTTTTGGTTCATTTGCATCATCTATGACGATTTACCTAGGCTTAACTCAAATAGCGCCTCAGAAGCGATATTTAGGGATTTTAGCATTGTTAGGTTCAATAGTAGTAGCATTCTCTAGAGTTTACTTATTTGCGCATTATCCAACAGATGTATTAACAGGTCTAGTATTAGGGATCATCGTAGGATTTATTGCCTGGAAATTAGCAAGAATTGGCTGGAACTGGTGGACTAACCGCCATAATGATGTAGAATACGAACCATACACATTTAAACGTAAATAA
- a CDS encoding DUF4241 domain-containing protein yields the protein MEQSKLTSEWIQTFNRLGSEGKLKPTVPYHDLFNRKELKGFPLHTLPMWTVNFPTGYITCCDPLVTLPSKPDTYLRQVTPGTYLLETKIIEMEPNEYRYVASRVVFSSNEPVYYELALKGTEDLTDLDDGDTYIGFPVDSGLATIVDAQTIETYNKFYEQWHINYPEKNIYDDYYSDLFQLNAMAYPQYQRSKGDWINFTIPDTELTVPMIQSGFGDGLYPVYWAFDKDGQICQIIMEYIDCSEAYE from the coding sequence ATGGAACAATCTAAATTAACTAGCGAATGGATTCAAACCTTTAACCGATTAGGTTCTGAAGGTAAATTAAAACCTACCGTACCATATCATGATTTATTTAACCGAAAAGAGTTAAAAGGGTTTCCGTTACATACATTACCTATGTGGACGGTAAATTTTCCAACAGGATATATTACGTGTTGTGATCCTCTAGTAACATTGCCAAGCAAACCAGATACATATCTTAGACAGGTAACACCAGGTACGTATCTGTTAGAGACTAAGATAATCGAAATGGAACCAAATGAATATCGTTATGTAGCTAGTCGAGTTGTTTTTAGTAGCAATGAACCTGTATACTATGAATTAGCATTAAAAGGAACTGAAGACTTAACCGATTTAGATGATGGAGATACCTATATTGGGTTTCCTGTAGATTCAGGTTTAGCTACAATTGTAGATGCACAAACAATTGAAACATATAATAAGTTTTATGAACAATGGCATATAAACTATCCTGAAAAAAATATCTACGATGATTACTATAGTGATTTATTCCAATTAAATGCTATGGCATATCCACAATACCAACGTTCTAAAGGAGATTGGATTAACTTTACAATTCCTGATACGGAATTGACAGTACCGATGATTCAATCTGGGTTTGGCGATGGTTTATATCCAGTATACTGGGCATTTGATAAAGATGGCCAAATTTGCCAAATTATTATGGAATACATAGATTGCAGCGAAGCATATGAGTAA
- a CDS encoding LysM peptidoglycan-binding domain-containing protein: MKNILMMVGMCLTVLFGYNMSNPATEVNTYNVREVKVQVGDTMWDIAARTAHKDMDVREMVYAMKELNNISDSGALVPGTVLKVPAKKIDSPVRALDYVAQN; this comes from the coding sequence ATGAAAAATATATTGATGATGGTAGGAATGTGCTTAACAGTATTATTTGGTTATAATATGTCAAATCCTGCAACAGAGGTAAATACATATAATGTACGTGAGGTAAAGGTTCAAGTAGGCGATACAATGTGGGACATTGCAGCACGTACAGCTCATAAAGATATGGATGTTCGTGAAATGGTATATGCCATGAAGGAACTTAACAATATTAGCGATTCCGGAGCGCTTGTACCTGGTACAGTATTAAAAGTGCCAGCTAAAAAAATTGATAGTCCAGTTAGAGCTTTGGACTATGTGGCTCAAAACTAA
- a CDS encoding HAD family hydrolase: protein MITYKKDSKDNLQSSDSSMPVLAMCYDFDKTLTPDDMQAQGFIQSVGYNEEQIKQFWHESNQLAKKHDMDNNLAYMYKMIQEAVGHFYVTKDKLMEYGNQVELYEGVRTWFERIRQYGLEQGVKIEHYIISSGLKEMIEGTEMAKEGAFTKIYASAFMFDDKGVAVWPAQAINYTNKTQFLFRIQKGILDINDTGVNDYIKPENQRVPFRNMIYIGDSDTDIPCMSLVNANGGHSIGVYDPFKKDKEKVYKMMRHHRIRYYAPADYSNGSKLDTLVKQIIRKTAAYEVLEGEYIHCKYEAEE from the coding sequence ATGATAACGTATAAGAAAGATAGTAAAGATAATTTACAATCATCTGACTCATCTATGCCCGTGTTAGCAATGTGTTACGACTTTGATAAGACATTAACCCCTGACGATATGCAGGCACAAGGTTTCATTCAATCGGTAGGCTATAACGAAGAGCAAATCAAACAATTTTGGCATGAATCAAATCAATTGGCTAAAAAACATGATATGGATAATAACTTAGCCTATATGTACAAAATGATTCAAGAAGCAGTAGGCCATTTCTATGTAACAAAAGATAAGCTCATGGAATACGGCAATCAAGTAGAATTATACGAAGGGGTACGGACTTGGTTTGAACGCATTCGTCAATATGGCTTAGAACAAGGCGTTAAGATTGAACATTATATTATTTCGTCTGGCTTAAAAGAAATGATCGAAGGCACTGAAATGGCAAAAGAGGGGGCTTTCACCAAAATCTATGCCAGTGCATTTATGTTCGACGATAAAGGTGTCGCTGTTTGGCCTGCACAAGCCATTAACTATACGAATAAGACACAATTTTTGTTCCGCATTCAAAAAGGAATTCTCGATATTAATGATACTGGTGTTAATGATTACATTAAGCCTGAAAATCAACGAGTCCCATTCCGTAACATGATTTATATTGGGGATAGCGATACAGATATTCCTTGTATGAGTCTTGTGAACGCTAATGGGGGCCATTCTATAGGTGTATATGATCCATTTAAGAAGGATAAAGAAAAGGTATATAAGATGATGCGTCATCATCGTATCCGTTATTATGCACCTGCAGACTATTCTAATGGTTCAAAACTAGATACATTAGTAAAGCAAATTATTCGTAAAACTGCAGCCTACGAAGTATTAGAAGGCGAATATATTCATTGTAAATACGAAGCCGAGGAGTAA
- a CDS encoding amidohydrolase, whose translation MSDLLITHVDVLTDEGVLKNHAIEIKNGYITAILNDSEATKVKDSAKEVLEGKGQLAAPGLINTHTHIAMGLFRNYADDLELMEWLETAIWPTEAKLNDDYVRHGTQLGIAEMLRTGTTTFSDMYFFMNTTAEVVKETGIRSVLSRGLAGVSPTADQALVENADLFRTWNGFDNDRIKVLLGPHAPYTCPDDYMEKVIALSHELNCGIHMHLSETKGEVENVMKATGKTPIAHMHDLGLFWNTTLAAHCVHVTDEDMAIMAENNVAVAHNPQSNLKLASGIAPVPEMIAKGITVGLGTDGSASNNNADMLEEVRLAATLHKARLYDPKSIPAQAAWNMGTVEGAKALGYTDLGVLAKGYRADIVLYDVSGMHWMPRYNDLAALVYSANSSDVNTTIVGGKVLMKDKELLTIDEEKLRAEITKAQAYFSN comes from the coding sequence ATGTCTGATTTATTGATTACTCATGTAGACGTCCTCACTGATGAGGGTGTTCTAAAAAATCATGCCATTGAAATCAAAAATGGTTATATTACAGCTATTTTAAACGATAGTGAAGCTACAAAAGTAAAAGATTCTGCTAAAGAAGTGTTAGAAGGTAAAGGCCAATTGGCTGCGCCAGGTCTTATAAATACACATACCCATATTGCGATGGGCCTCTTTAGAAACTATGCAGATGATCTTGAGCTTATGGAATGGCTTGAAACAGCTATTTGGCCCACAGAAGCAAAGTTAAACGACGATTATGTACGTCATGGAACACAACTTGGCATTGCTGAAATGTTACGTACTGGTACCACAACTTTTAGCGACATGTATTTCTTTATGAATACTACAGCTGAGGTGGTAAAAGAAACAGGTATTCGCTCTGTACTGTCCCGTGGCTTAGCGGGTGTATCCCCAACAGCAGATCAAGCATTAGTTGAAAATGCTGACTTATTCCGCACGTGGAATGGCTTTGATAATGACCGCATCAAAGTATTGCTTGGACCACATGCACCATATACTTGCCCTGATGATTATATGGAAAAGGTGATTGCCTTATCTCATGAATTAAATTGTGGTATTCATATGCACTTGTCCGAAACAAAAGGAGAAGTGGAGAATGTTATGAAAGCTACTGGTAAGACACCAATTGCGCACATGCATGATTTAGGTTTATTCTGGAATACTACCTTAGCCGCACACTGTGTTCATGTTACAGATGAAGATATGGCTATTATGGCTGAAAATAATGTAGCAGTAGCTCATAATCCACAATCGAACCTTAAATTAGCCAGTGGTATTGCGCCAGTGCCTGAAATGATTGCCAAAGGTATCACTGTTGGTCTTGGTACAGATGGCTCCGCTTCTAATAATAATGCTGATATGCTTGAAGAAGTACGTCTTGCAGCAACATTACATAAAGCACGTCTTTATGATCCAAAGTCTATTCCTGCTCAAGCAGCATGGAACATGGGCACTGTAGAAGGTGCAAAGGCGTTGGGATATACAGATCTTGGAGTACTAGCTAAAGGCTATCGTGCAGATATCGTGTTATATGACGTATCTGGTATGCACTGGATGCCTCGTTACAATGATTTAGCAGCTCTTGTATACTCTGCTAATAGCTCCGATGTAAACACTACAATCGTAGGCGGTAAAGTTCTTATGAAAGACAAAGAATTGCTTACTATTGATGAAGAAAAACTTCGCGCAGAAATCACTAAGGCTCAAGCGTATTTCAGTAACTAA
- the lexA gene encoding transcriptional repressor LexA — MRRPATDINTKQRRILDFIKDSLHNEYRCPTVREICTHVGLSSTSTVQSHLNALEKFGYIKRDPNKNRAITVLEDTKPSISVTGNETSSSDNFEFLGAGLKQVPLIGTVQAGMPITAVENLESTLTLPVQLTGDSDCFLLRVQGESMMNIGMYEGDMLIVRHQNTANNGDVVVARIDDEATVKRFYKENGHIRLQPENDDFDPIIVDDCHIEGLVIGLVRDRI; from the coding sequence GTGAGACGCCCTGCTACAGATATTAATACAAAACAGCGCCGTATATTAGACTTTATAAAAGATTCATTACATAATGAATATCGTTGTCCTACAGTTCGTGAAATCTGTACACATGTAGGGCTAAGTTCCACTTCTACTGTTCAATCTCATTTGAATGCGCTAGAAAAATTTGGCTATATTAAACGTGATCCAAATAAAAATCGTGCTATTACCGTTTTAGAAGATACTAAACCTTCTATCTCAGTAACTGGTAATGAAACGTCTAGCTCTGATAACTTTGAGTTTTTAGGCGCAGGTCTTAAACAAGTACCTCTTATCGGTACTGTACAAGCAGGTATGCCTATTACTGCTGTGGAAAACTTAGAGTCCACGCTTACATTGCCAGTTCAATTGACTGGTGATTCCGATTGTTTCTTACTTCGTGTTCAAGGCGAATCTATGATGAATATCGGTATGTATGAAGGTGATATGCTCATCGTACGCCATCAAAATACAGCTAATAATGGCGACGTAGTTGTAGCACGTATCGATGATGAAGCTACAGTAAAACGTTTTTACAAAGAAAATGGTCACATTCGTTTGCAGCCTGAAAATGATGATTTTGATCCAATTATTGTAGATGATTGTCATATTGAGGGCCTCGTAATCGGTCTAGTACGAGATAGAATATAA
- a CDS encoding DUF1848 domain-containing protein, whose product MILQTGQRTDIPAFYGQWLINRVREGFVDVRNPYNPLQVTRYPINQEVIDGIAFCTKNPLPFIPLLNEIVDYRQYWYMTITPYGTDIEPYVPPFASVIEGFKHISKLLTPQSMVWRYDPIILTNEYTIDFHFESFYIMAKSLKNYTDTVVVSFLDIFDRVAQNFPEGYRPSLDVQTKIIKEFVSIAHSNHMSLKTCGEGGIFKELGADTAGCLTLDCYERAWNIKLKAPKRTPARSECNCYLHGDIGAYDSCSHFCRYCYANTNQAVVRYNRLHHDPNSSLLIGRLSKREIIKESTEKSWIVEETITQDSLF is encoded by the coding sequence ATGATATTACAGACTGGACAACGTACAGATATTCCTGCTTTTTATGGCCAATGGCTAATCAATCGTGTCCGTGAAGGGTTTGTAGATGTTCGTAATCCATATAATCCGCTACAGGTGACTCGGTATCCTATTAATCAAGAGGTAATAGATGGCATTGCATTTTGTACTAAGAATCCTTTACCATTTATTCCACTACTAAATGAAATTGTTGACTACAGACAATACTGGTATATGACAATAACGCCTTATGGAACTGATATTGAGCCCTATGTACCACCTTTTGCTTCTGTTATAGAGGGATTTAAACACATATCCAAACTGCTTACGCCACAATCTATGGTATGGCGCTATGATCCTATCATTTTAACCAATGAGTATACAATAGATTTTCATTTTGAAAGCTTTTATATAATGGCCAAGTCCCTTAAAAATTATACAGATACTGTTGTTGTAAGCTTTTTAGATATATTTGATAGGGTGGCTCAGAATTTTCCAGAAGGATATAGACCAAGTTTAGATGTTCAAACTAAGATCATTAAAGAATTTGTTTCCATAGCTCATTCCAATCATATGAGTCTTAAAACCTGTGGAGAAGGGGGTATCTTTAAAGAACTTGGTGCTGATACAGCGGGGTGTCTTACCTTAGATTGTTATGAAAGAGCCTGGAATATAAAATTAAAAGCACCAAAACGAACTCCAGCACGATCAGAATGTAATTGTTATTTACATGGTGATATTGGTGCCTACGATAGCTGTAGCCACTTTTGTCGTTATTGTTATGCTAATACTAATCAAGCGGTGGTTCGATATAATCGTTTACATCATGATCCAAATTCTAGCTTACTTATTGGAAGACTTTCAAAAAGAGAAATTATCAAAGAAAGTACGGAGAAGAGCTGGATTGTAGAGGAAACTATAACACAAGATAGCTTATTTTAA
- a CDS encoding VanW family protein, which produces MTKKYILVGTVLVLLGTSGCSYIPTENISYGVYYNDTDLSNTPKNELQARLQEVNDKIPQTISIDMGNNKKQQVTYHDLGIQFDTEAMVKAISTYGYEDDMWTVLSHRFNGLFYGHHFKPQYKLDEVKGKTYLTELAKTIDTPGHDAYLTVENGQVVIHPSKEGKRIDIDATLKKLKDDLQSGDSINSLSMVFTTQNTVKVTNTDLKPLNTVLASFTTEYNPSNESRTHNIQLASDKINGTLIKPGAQFSFNDVVGERTAEAGYDDAPVMIDGKLVPGIGGGICQVSSTIFNTALLSGMNIVERTPHFEPVGYIQAGRDATVAWGYLDFKFRNPYQHSIYILSVMNNGTLTIYIIGTAEDKPKNVSISVGDYGEIPNKTITKVDPSLKEKEVQEGHVGLKMNTYRTITYGNWVTQTDSFESVYDPVDTIITMPATPEVPPKKTDKKKS; this is translated from the coding sequence ATGACGAAGAAATACATATTAGTAGGAACAGTACTTGTTCTTTTGGGTACAAGTGGTTGCTCATACATTCCAACAGAAAATATTTCTTATGGTGTATATTATAATGATACAGATCTATCAAATACACCAAAGAACGAATTACAAGCACGTTTACAAGAGGTGAATGATAAGATACCTCAGACTATATCTATCGATATGGGAAATAATAAAAAACAACAAGTCACATATCATGATTTAGGTATTCAATTCGATACAGAGGCTATGGTAAAAGCTATTTCCACATACGGCTATGAGGATGATATGTGGACAGTATTGTCACATAGATTTAATGGTTTATTTTATGGTCATCATTTTAAACCACAATATAAGTTAGACGAAGTAAAGGGTAAAACATATCTCACTGAGTTAGCAAAAACAATAGATACACCTGGTCATGATGCCTATCTTACTGTTGAAAATGGACAAGTAGTAATACATCCGTCAAAAGAAGGCAAACGTATTGATATCGATGCCACCCTCAAAAAGCTGAAAGATGATTTACAATCTGGCGATAGTATAAATTCACTTTCTATGGTATTTACTACGCAGAATACAGTAAAAGTTACTAATACTGATCTAAAACCTTTAAATACTGTATTAGCATCTTTCACAACGGAGTATAATCCAAGTAATGAAAGCAGAACACATAATATCCAATTAGCTTCTGATAAGATAAATGGTACACTTATTAAGCCCGGTGCACAATTCTCCTTTAACGATGTAGTAGGCGAACGTACTGCAGAAGCTGGCTATGATGATGCGCCTGTTATGATTGATGGCAAATTAGTTCCAGGCATTGGTGGCGGTATTTGCCAAGTGAGTTCTACTATTTTTAATACAGCTTTATTATCTGGTATGAATATTGTTGAACGTACACCTCATTTTGAACCAGTTGGATATATTCAAGCTGGTAGAGATGCTACGGTAGCTTGGGGCTATTTAGACTTTAAGTTTAGAAATCCGTACCAACATTCTATTTATATCTTAAGTGTTATGAATAATGGTACGTTAACTATTTACATTATAGGTACAGCTGAAGATAAACCAAAAAATGTATCTATCTCTGTAGGCGATTATGGTGAGATTCCAAATAAAACAATAACTAAGGTAGATCCATCTTTAAAAGAAAAAGAGGTACAAGAGGGCCATGTAGGCTTAAAAATGAATACGTATAGAACCATTACATATGGTAACTGGGTTACTCAAACTGATTCCTTTGAGTCTGTATATGACCCTGTAGATACGATTATTACAATGCCTGCAACACCTGAAGTGCCACCTAAGAAAACAGATAAAAAGAAATCATAA